ATGTGTCGGCGGATCCGTCCGAGATTAGAAGGCTTAAGAATTCGCTGAGATTGGGATTATGTCCGACCACCATCAGAGACTCGGCCTTGGCGTGGCGGCGAAGTAGCTGACGGAAACTGTCATAGGTGGCTTCCGGCCGCAGAGCTTCGTCGGTTTGTATCTGGTCCTTGAATTTGATCTCTCGAGCAACCAGCGTAGCGGTCTGCAGTGCGCGCTCCAGGGGACTCGTGATGATTCTGTCGAACTCAGCTCCAAGCGAGATCAGCATCCGCCCTACCAGCCCGCATTGCTCGATCCCATCATTGTCCAGCGGCCGCTTGTCGTCGTCCGCGGTGAGTTGCCTTTGGCCCGCACTTGCGTGACGCAAGAAGTACAAGATCATGACCGATGCCTTTCCAGAAAATTGCCCTCGTCATTCATCATTCTAAATGGTGCTTGTACCCTCCCGGGAAAACACAGACTGCCGCTTTCAACGCAATGGATGCCGACTTCCGCTGACAGGAGTACGATATTGGCTTCCGGCGGGCAGCCTTTTCTTCCACACTCCCAGGTCCGGGGAAACCCGCG
This genomic stretch from Terriglobales bacterium harbors:
- the sixA gene encoding phosphohistidine phosphatase SixA — protein: MILYFLRHASAGQRQLTADDDKRPLDNDGIEQCGLVGRMLISLGAEFDRIITSPLERALQTATLVAREIKFKDQIQTDEALRPEATYDSFRQLLRRHAKAESLMVVGHNPNLSEFLSLLISDGSADTSIYLKKGGLARVELEGRGAPLLNWCLTPKLVRKIQESMGTSSRPKTSRK